A genome region from Paenibacillus pabuli includes the following:
- the pflB gene encoding formate C-acetyltransferase, translating to MSVIEKDVKQQTGWRNFTKGTWTKSVDVNDFLAHNLSPYYGDEAFLAGATQNTKELWDIVSDLTKKERDNGGVLDVDVNTPATIVSHQPGYLDQSKEQIVGVQTDAPFKRSIQPTGGIRMMIDACQAYGFEMPQEVIDIFTNIRKTHNQGVFDAYTSEMRAARKAGIITGLPDAYGRGRIIGDYRRVALYGVDFLIRAKKAELNALEVDVIDEDVIRLREELSEQIRALQELKQLGEMHGFDISLPATTAKEAFQWLYFGYLAAIKEQNGAAMSLGRVSSFLDIYIERDLQEGNLTEEQAQELVDHFVMKLRIVKFLRTPDYNELFSGDPTWVTESIGGMSVNGETRVTKNSFRFLHTLHNLGPAPEPNLTVLWSTKLPEAFKEYCSKVSIETSSIQYENDDLMRPIYGDDYGIACCVSAMKIGKQMQFFGARANLAKALLYAINGGRDEKSGAQVGPEYPAITGEVLDYNEVMKRFKPMMEWLAKLYMNTLNVIHYMHDKYSYERIEMALHDRDIVRTMACGIAGLSVAADSLSAIKYAKVKPIRNEQGIAVDFEIEGEFPCYGNNEDSVDSIAVELVESFMGMIRKHKAYRNAVPTQSVLTITSNVVYGKKTGTTPDGRKAGEPFAPGANPMHGRDKKGALASLGSVAKLPYEHSLDGISNTFSIVPKALGKESDTRKSNLVAMMDGYFGQGAHHLNVNVFDRQQLIDAMEHPENYPQLTVRVSGYAVNFIKLTREQQLDVINRTFHGSM from the coding sequence ATGTCGGTGATCGAAAAAGACGTAAAACAACAAACAGGCTGGAGAAACTTTACGAAAGGCACATGGACCAAATCCGTGGATGTGAATGATTTTCTGGCACATAACCTGTCTCCGTATTACGGGGATGAGGCATTTCTCGCAGGGGCAACACAGAACACAAAAGAACTGTGGGACATCGTATCTGATCTGACCAAAAAAGAACGGGACAACGGCGGCGTACTGGATGTGGACGTAAACACTCCGGCAACGATTGTGTCTCACCAACCAGGGTATCTGGATCAATCCAAAGAACAGATCGTCGGTGTACAAACCGATGCTCCATTCAAACGCTCTATTCAGCCAACAGGCGGAATTCGCATGATGATTGATGCATGTCAAGCTTACGGCTTCGAAATGCCTCAAGAAGTCATTGATATATTTACCAATATTCGCAAAACACATAATCAGGGTGTATTCGATGCGTATACATCCGAGATGCGTGCAGCACGCAAAGCAGGCATCATTACCGGTCTGCCTGATGCTTATGGCCGCGGCCGGATTATCGGTGATTATCGCCGGGTTGCTCTGTATGGTGTGGATTTCCTGATTCGCGCCAAAAAAGCAGAGCTGAACGCTCTTGAAGTGGATGTCATTGATGAAGACGTGATCCGCCTGCGTGAAGAGTTATCCGAACAAATCCGGGCTCTGCAGGAATTGAAGCAGCTGGGCGAAATGCACGGCTTCGATATTTCCCTGCCGGCTACCACAGCGAAAGAAGCGTTCCAATGGCTGTACTTTGGTTATCTCGCTGCCATCAAAGAGCAAAACGGTGCTGCCATGTCCCTTGGACGTGTATCTTCGTTCCTGGATATCTACATTGAACGTGATTTGCAGGAAGGCAATTTGACTGAAGAGCAGGCTCAGGAACTGGTTGACCATTTCGTTATGAAACTGCGGATCGTCAAATTCCTGCGTACACCGGATTACAACGAGCTCTTCAGCGGTGACCCAACGTGGGTGACCGAGTCCATTGGCGGGATGTCCGTGAACGGGGAAACGCGTGTAACGAAAAACAGCTTCCGTTTCCTGCATACCCTGCATAATCTGGGACCTGCACCGGAGCCAAACCTGACTGTACTCTGGTCCACCAAACTTCCGGAGGCATTCAAAGAGTATTGCAGCAAAGTGTCGATTGAAACCAGCTCCATCCAGTATGAGAATGATGATCTGATGCGTCCAATCTACGGAGACGACTACGGTATTGCCTGCTGTGTATCGGCCATGAAGATCGGTAAACAAATGCAGTTCTTCGGCGCTCGTGCCAATCTGGCGAAAGCTCTGCTGTATGCCATCAATGGTGGACGTGATGAGAAGTCCGGAGCACAGGTCGGACCGGAGTATCCGGCAATTACAGGCGAGGTGCTGGACTACAATGAAGTCATGAAACGGTTCAAACCGATGATGGAATGGCTGGCTAAACTGTATATGAACACCCTAAACGTGATCCACTACATGCATGACAAATACAGTTATGAGCGGATTGAAATGGCTCTGCATGACCGCGATATTGTACGTACCATGGCCTGTGGTATTGCCGGCCTGTCTGTTGCAGCCGACTCCCTAAGTGCAATTAAATATGCAAAAGTGAAACCGATTCGTAACGAGCAAGGCATCGCCGTTGATTTTGAAATTGAAGGCGAGTTCCCTTGTTACGGTAACAATGAAGACAGTGTCGACAGCATTGCGGTTGAACTGGTGGAGAGCTTCATGGGTATGATCCGCAAACACAAAGCGTATCGCAATGCCGTTCCAACTCAATCCGTATTGACCATCACATCCAATGTGGTGTACGGCAAAAAAACCGGTACAACACCGGATGGACGTAAAGCAGGCGAACCGTTTGCTCCAGGTGCAAACCCGATGCATGGACGTGACAAAAAAGGTGCACTGGCATCCTTGGGTTCTGTAGCCAAATTGCCTTACGAACACAGCCTGGATGGTATCTCAAACACATTCTCGATTGTTCCTAAGGCGCTTGGTAAAGAGTCCGATACCCGTAAATCCAATCTGGTTGCCATGATGGACGGTTATTTCGGTCAAGGTGCTCACCATCTGAACGTGAACGTGTTCGATCGTCAGCAGTTGATTGATGCCATGGAGCATCCGGAAAACTATCCACAATTGACCGTAAGGGTATCCGGTTACGCCGTAAACTTCATCAAATTGACGCGTGAGCAGCAGCTGGATGTCATTAACCGGACCTTCCACGGTTCGATGTAA
- a CDS encoding carbohydrate ABC transporter permease has translation MAKNIRASIPHVLLMLYLIAILFPFLFVIFSSFKQDNNEIALHPFGLPTNWVFSNYVEAWVNAKIGTYFWNSMYISVLSSAGTIILGAMFAFAVTRMRHRKWSLFLYSLILAGMLIPNNALMLPIYLLVRKLGILDTHLALIVPYVANAIPFTIIILAAFMRSLPGEIEEAAVMDGLRAPGIFAKIVIPLTVPAIVTVFIVNFLGNWNEFLLANYFLSTDKLRTLPVGMVQFRDQYQMNYAQMSAGIVYSVVPVIVIYAILQEKIIEGVTAGGVKG, from the coding sequence ATGGCAAAGAATATACGAGCCAGTATTCCTCATGTGCTGTTGATGCTGTATTTAATCGCCATTTTATTTCCTTTTTTATTCGTGATCTTCTCTTCATTCAAACAGGATAACAATGAGATCGCTCTCCATCCGTTTGGTTTGCCAACCAACTGGGTGTTCAGCAATTACGTGGAGGCCTGGGTCAACGCCAAGATCGGTACGTATTTCTGGAACAGCATGTATATCTCGGTGCTCTCTTCGGCAGGTACCATTATACTGGGCGCGATGTTTGCCTTTGCCGTAACCCGGATGAGACACCGCAAGTGGAGCCTGTTTCTCTACAGTCTCATACTGGCTGGTATGCTCATTCCGAATAATGCGCTGATGCTGCCCATTTATTTGCTCGTCCGCAAGCTTGGCATATTGGATACGCATTTGGCTCTGATTGTTCCCTATGTAGCGAATGCAATTCCTTTTACGATTATCATACTGGCTGCTTTTATGAGATCACTCCCCGGAGAGATAGAGGAAGCAGCGGTAATGGATGGCTTGAGGGCCCCAGGGATCTTTGCTAAAATAGTGATACCTCTTACGGTTCCAGCCATCGTTACGGTATTTATCGTGAATTTCCTCGGCAACTGGAACGAATTTTTGCTCGCCAATTATTTCCTATCTACAGATAAGCTGCGCACCCTGCCTGTAGGCATGGTCCAGTTTCGTGATCAGTACCAGATGAACTATGCCCAGATGTCCGCAGGAATTGTATATAGTGTTGTGCCTGTCATTGTTATTTACGCCATACTACAGGAGAAAATTATTGAAGGTGTGACCGCAGGCGGCGTCAAGGGTTGA
- the adhE gene encoding bifunctional acetaldehyde-CoA/alcohol dehydrogenase, whose translation MAVKNEVAPAKEPTAGQYIQTLIDKANKAHAAFMSMDQKQIDRIVQAMALAGLDKHMMLAKMAVEETGRGVYEDKITKNIFATEYVYHSIKYDKTVGVIEDNEYESFQKIAEPVGIIMGITPVTNPTSTTMFKALISIKTRNPIIFGFHPSAQNCSREAARILLEAAVKHGAPADCIQWIDDPSMDRTNALMNHNDVALILATGGSGMVRAAYSCGKPALGVGPGNVPCFIEKTADINQAVTDLILSKSFDNGMICASEQAVIIEEPIFDQVKKKMIANGCYFVNKDEAAKLTAGAINAEKCAVNPAIVGQSAVAIAQMCGIEVPAGTKILVAEIEGVGTKFPLSAEKLSPVLACYKVKTAAEGIERAAEVVAFGGMGHSSVIHSNNEEVISKFADRLQTGRIIVNSPSTHGAIGDIYNTNMPSLTLGCGSYGRNSTSSNVTAVNLINVKRVARRTVNMQWFKVPNKVYFEKGATQYLAKMPDITRVAIVTDAMMVKLGYVEKVEHYLRQRQMPVAIEVFSDVEPDPSTTTVDRGTEMMRRFQPDCIIALGGGSPMDAAKAMWLFYEYPDTDFNDLKQKFMDIRKRIYKYPRLGSKAKFVAIPTTSGTGSEVTSFAVITDKNLGNTKYPLADYELTPDVAIVDPEFVYSLPKTAVADTGMDVLTHAIEAYVSVMANDYTDGLAIKAIQLVFQYLEQSALQGDKLAREKMHNASTIAGMAFANAFLGINHSLAHKWGGQYHTAHGRTNAILMPHVIRYNAKKPTKFASFPKYSHFVADERYAEIARILGLPARTTEEGVNSLINAIRKLNKTLGIEESFQEIGFDAKDFEAHVDYLADRAFEDQCTTANPKLPLVTELADVYRNAFYGRFE comes from the coding sequence ATGGCTGTAAAGAACGAAGTCGCCCCAGCAAAAGAACCGACAGCAGGTCAGTATATTCAAACGTTAATTGACAAAGCGAATAAAGCACACGCAGCATTCATGTCCATGGATCAAAAACAGATTGACCGCATCGTGCAAGCCATGGCGCTGGCAGGTCTGGACAAACACATGATGCTCGCCAAGATGGCAGTGGAAGAAACCGGCCGTGGTGTGTATGAAGATAAAATTACCAAAAATATATTTGCAACAGAATATGTGTACCACAGCATTAAATATGACAAAACCGTAGGTGTGATTGAAGATAACGAATATGAGAGCTTCCAAAAAATTGCGGAGCCTGTCGGCATCATCATGGGGATTACACCGGTAACTAACCCTACATCCACCACGATGTTCAAGGCATTGATCTCCATCAAAACACGGAACCCGATCATCTTTGGTTTTCACCCGTCAGCTCAGAACTGCAGCCGTGAAGCCGCCAGAATTCTGCTTGAAGCCGCTGTGAAGCATGGTGCTCCGGCCGACTGTATCCAGTGGATCGACGACCCTTCCATGGACCGTACGAACGCACTGATGAATCATAACGATGTGGCGCTCATTCTGGCAACAGGCGGATCAGGCATGGTACGGGCCGCATACAGCTGCGGTAAACCGGCACTCGGCGTGGGACCAGGGAACGTGCCTTGCTTTATCGAAAAAACAGCGGATATCAATCAGGCGGTAACGGATCTAATTTTGTCCAAATCCTTTGATAACGGCATGATCTGTGCTTCCGAGCAAGCGGTCATCATCGAAGAGCCGATCTTCGACCAGGTGAAAAAGAAAATGATTGCGAACGGTTGTTATTTCGTTAACAAGGATGAAGCAGCGAAATTAACAGCAGGTGCCATCAATGCGGAGAAATGTGCGGTTAACCCGGCGATTGTTGGCCAATCGGCAGTTGCCATTGCGCAAATGTGCGGTATCGAGGTTCCGGCTGGCACCAAAATTCTCGTAGCGGAAATTGAAGGTGTCGGCACCAAGTTCCCGCTGTCTGCAGAAAAATTAAGTCCGGTACTGGCTTGTTACAAAGTTAAAACCGCAGCTGAAGGGATTGAGCGTGCTGCAGAAGTGGTTGCCTTTGGCGGAATGGGTCACTCCTCGGTCATTCACTCGAATAACGAAGAAGTCATAAGTAAATTCGCGGATCGTCTGCAAACGGGACGGATTATCGTGAATTCACCATCCACACACGGCGCCATTGGGGACATCTACAACACCAACATGCCGTCATTGACCCTGGGATGTGGTTCATATGGACGTAACTCGACCTCATCGAATGTAACTGCCGTCAACTTAATCAATGTGAAAAGGGTGGCTCGCCGTACCGTGAATATGCAATGGTTCAAAGTGCCGAACAAAGTGTACTTCGAAAAAGGAGCAACGCAGTATCTGGCCAAAATGCCTGATATTACTCGCGTAGCCATCGTTACGGATGCCATGATGGTCAAACTGGGCTATGTGGAAAAAGTGGAGCATTATCTGCGTCAACGCCAAATGCCGGTAGCGATCGAAGTATTCTCGGATGTGGAGCCCGATCCATCAACAACTACGGTAGACCGCGGTACGGAAATGATGCGACGCTTCCAGCCTGACTGCATTATCGCTCTTGGTGGTGGGTCCCCGATGGATGCTGCCAAAGCCATGTGGCTGTTCTACGAATATCCGGACACGGACTTCAACGATCTGAAGCAAAAATTCATGGATATCCGTAAACGGATCTACAAATATCCACGCCTTGGATCAAAGGCAAAATTCGTAGCCATCCCGACAACGTCGGGTACAGGCTCGGAAGTAACATCGTTTGCCGTCATCACGGACAAAAATCTGGGCAACACCAAATATCCGCTCGCAGACTATGAGCTTACACCTGACGTCGCAATCGTAGACCCTGAATTCGTATATTCCCTGCCGAAAACAGCCGTTGCAGATACAGGTATGGACGTACTGACACATGCCATCGAAGCGTATGTATCAGTTATGGCGAATGATTATACCGATGGTCTGGCCATCAAAGCTATCCAGCTGGTATTTCAATACCTGGAGCAATCGGCGCTGCAAGGTGACAAATTGGCACGTGAGAAAATGCATAATGCTTCGACGATTGCCGGCATGGCTTTTGCTAACGCGTTCCTGGGCATTAACCACAGCTTGGCGCACAAATGGGGCGGTCAGTATCACACGGCACATGGACGTACCAATGCAATCCTGATGCCGCACGTCATTCGTTATAACGCGAAAAAACCGACTAAATTTGCATCGTTCCCGAAATATTCGCACTTCGTAGCAGATGAACGGTATGCTGAAATTGCCCGAATTCTGGGATTGCCTGCACGCACTACAGAAGAAGGGGTAAACAGCCTCATCAATGCGATCCGCAAACTGAACAAAACACTGGGCATTGAGGAATCGTTCCAGGAAATCGGATTCGATGCCAAAGACTTTGAAGCTCATGTGGACTATCTGGCTGATCGCGCATTCGAAGACCAATGTACAACTGCTAATCCGAAACTGCCACTGGTGACTGAACTGGCAGACGTTTACCGGAATGCGTTCTACGGACGGTTTGAATAA
- a CDS encoding ABC transporter substrate-binding protein yields MKKRMIMLLSLLLVTSWTLAACSGSGNENPQGASGSKPETSKEPVEMLLRHTQVGADKQKRLAILQDVVDKVESEVPNLTFTLDGVESDVNRKEKLRGEMAAGNPPDIFELFGSPDSKVYAKEGMLLDLTPILQELGIQDQFTSLEPFTYEGKVYGLPIGGSGEGFFYNKEYFEQKGWQAPTTMAELDNMLAEIKADGKVPLASASKAGWVPLMLTNHLWSRYAGPEITAKFATGEAKWTDPGVVQGFAKHKEWVDKGYFKKGELGFEYAEYTTQFTSGEAILMYDGTWKSSVFKEGQSGESLIGKVGFFNMPPVENGVGDQTSLMRDVNNGYGFSASVAEDPQKLKAVKAFIKNFYNEDMQVRGLVEDGVLPAMKLDEKVLTDSITDELMKEIVAVLNASKTSFPAFDALVQADVTTEISNLQIQKLIGGQTTPEKMAEELQQVQEEANASVE; encoded by the coding sequence ATGAAAAAAAGAATGATAATGCTGCTCTCACTGCTGCTTGTAACGTCCTGGACGCTGGCTGCATGTTCGGGCTCAGGGAACGAAAACCCGCAAGGAGCCTCAGGCTCCAAACCGGAGACGAGCAAGGAACCAGTGGAGATGCTGCTGCGTCACACCCAAGTAGGGGCGGATAAACAGAAACGGTTGGCCATTCTGCAGGACGTCGTCGACAAAGTGGAAAGTGAGGTCCCTAATCTGACCTTTACCCTGGATGGAGTCGAATCCGACGTGAACCGGAAGGAAAAGCTTCGCGGGGAGATGGCGGCCGGCAATCCGCCGGATATTTTCGAATTGTTCGGCAGCCCGGATTCCAAAGTGTATGCCAAGGAAGGCATGCTGCTGGATCTCACGCCGATTTTGCAAGAGCTGGGCATTCAGGACCAGTTTACATCCCTTGAACCGTTCACGTACGAAGGTAAAGTATACGGGCTGCCGATTGGTGGTTCGGGTGAAGGCTTTTTCTACAACAAAGAATATTTCGAACAAAAGGGCTGGCAAGCACCGACCACCATGGCTGAACTCGACAACATGCTGGCCGAGATCAAAGCGGATGGGAAAGTGCCGCTTGCATCTGCTTCCAAGGCTGGCTGGGTCCCGCTGATGTTAACGAACCATCTGTGGTCCCGTTATGCCGGTCCCGAGATTACCGCGAAGTTTGCAACAGGTGAAGCCAAGTGGACCGACCCGGGTGTGGTTCAAGGTTTTGCGAAGCATAAGGAATGGGTCGATAAAGGCTATTTCAAAAAAGGCGAGCTCGGCTTCGAGTATGCAGAGTATACAACGCAATTTACGAGTGGCGAGGCCATTCTGATGTATGACGGAACATGGAAATCATCTGTATTCAAGGAAGGTCAGAGCGGGGAATCACTGATCGGCAAGGTTGGATTTTTCAATATGCCGCCGGTAGAGAACGGAGTGGGAGATCAGACTTCCCTCATGCGTGACGTCAATAATGGATATGGTTTCTCGGCATCCGTAGCGGAAGATCCACAGAAGCTGAAGGCGGTAAAAGCGTTTATCAAAAACTTCTACAATGAAGACATGCAGGTGCGTGGACTTGTGGAAGATGGGGTGCTTCCTGCCATGAAGCTGGATGAGAAGGTATTAACGGACAGCATTACCGACGAGTTGATGAAAGAAATCGTTGCTGTCCTGAATGCATCCAAAACATCATTCCCTGCATTTGATGCGCTGGTTCAGGCAGATGTGACTACCGAGATCAGCAACCTGCAGATTCAAAAACTGATTGGCGGGCAGACCACGCCGGAGAAAATGGCGGAGGAGCTGCAGCAAGTCCAGGAGGAAGCCAACGCTTCCGTGGAATAG
- the pflA gene encoding pyruvate formate-lyase-activating protein gives MVNGHIHSLETFGTVDGPGIRFVLFMQGCHLKCQYCHNPDTWALDGGRDMSVEEVLAEIEPYLTYYRSSGGGLTVSGGEPTLQAHFVGQVFKEVKQRWGLHTTLDSNGYNEPDRILDLLDHTDLVMLDLKHIDDEKHIKLTGKSNERTLRMARWLSDHGRKMWIRHVYVPGIHDDEQDLLNLGRYIGTLKGVEKFEILPYHQMGIYKWQGLGKVYPLDGVPSPTEEEVERAYRLIEQGRKETVGTLARAK, from the coding sequence ATGGTTAACGGACATATTCATTCACTCGAAACTTTCGGGACGGTTGACGGCCCAGGCATCCGCTTCGTGCTTTTTATGCAGGGATGTCACCTGAAATGCCAATATTGCCACAACCCGGATACTTGGGCGCTTGATGGAGGACGGGATATGAGCGTGGAGGAAGTTCTCGCAGAGATCGAGCCGTACTTGACCTATTATCGCAGTTCCGGTGGCGGACTGACGGTGTCGGGAGGCGAACCGACGCTGCAGGCTCATTTCGTGGGCCAGGTTTTCAAAGAAGTGAAGCAGCGGTGGGGACTGCACACCACCCTGGACAGCAACGGCTACAATGAACCGGATCGTATTCTTGACTTGTTGGACCATACGGATCTGGTTATGCTGGATTTGAAGCATATCGATGATGAAAAGCATATCAAGCTTACCGGAAAATCCAATGAGAGAACACTTCGGATGGCCCGCTGGTTATCGGATCATGGCCGGAAAATGTGGATCCGGCACGTATACGTGCCAGGCATTCATGATGATGAACAAGATCTCCTTAACCTGGGACGTTATATCGGTACATTGAAAGGTGTGGAGAAGTTTGAGATTTTGCCTTATCACCAGATGGGCATTTACAAATGGCAGGGGCTGGGCAAGGTGTATCCGCTGGATGGCGTTCCGTCTCCAACCGAAGAAGAAGTGGAACGGGCGTACCGCCTGATTGAACAGGGCCGGAAGGAAACGGTGGGCACACTTGCTCGGGCAAAATGA
- a CDS encoding carbohydrate ABC transporter permease, with protein MNTSLRSPLIYALFVLPALILFVMFFLYPIGSSLYYSLTSWNGVSTDPRFVGLSNYAKALTDERFWISTRNNGFFIGFSVLIQVPLIVLFSLLIANVKRLKGVYKTAVFLPSIMSTAVIGILWGFIYEPNIGLLNQLLNTFGIPPVYWLSDNRFAMLSILVTNAWQWTGFYIVMVLAAILAIPRDLEEAAAIDGATAVQRATRITLPLIRPIISVVIMLSIAGAMKAADIVLVMTKGGPAGSTEVLATYMIKYAITNFKYGYGNTVAVLIFALTLVLTAVYQLLVARHNERVEY; from the coding sequence ATGAATACTTCACTCCGCAGCCCGCTCATTTATGCTCTGTTTGTATTGCCGGCATTGATTTTGTTTGTGATGTTTTTTCTATATCCAATTGGCAGCTCGCTGTACTATAGCCTGACCAGCTGGAATGGTGTTTCGACAGACCCACGATTTGTGGGTTTGTCGAATTACGCCAAGGCTTTAACGGATGAACGTTTTTGGATCTCCACACGGAATAACGGCTTTTTTATCGGATTTTCCGTATTGATTCAGGTTCCGCTGATTGTATTATTCTCACTACTTATTGCCAACGTCAAGCGATTAAAGGGGGTATACAAAACAGCTGTTTTTCTACCTTCCATTATGTCAACGGCAGTAATCGGTATTTTGTGGGGATTTATCTATGAGCCCAACATTGGGCTGTTGAACCAACTGCTGAATACGTTTGGCATTCCGCCGGTTTATTGGCTTTCGGATAATCGTTTCGCGATGCTGTCCATTCTTGTGACCAATGCCTGGCAGTGGACCGGATTTTACATTGTCATGGTACTGGCGGCCATTCTCGCCATTCCCCGTGATCTGGAGGAAGCTGCAGCCATCGATGGTGCTACGGCAGTACAGCGGGCCACCCGAATCACGCTGCCACTCATCAGGCCCATTATTTCGGTTGTCATTATGCTGTCCATTGCCGGAGCGATGAAGGCGGCGGATATTGTGCTTGTCATGACCAAAGGTGGTCCCGCCGGGTCTACAGAGGTTCTCGCCACGTACATGATCAAATATGCAATTACCAATTTTAAATATGGGTACGGCAATACCGTAGCGGTCCTGATCTTTGCTCTGACACTTGTGCTGACAGCCGTATACCAACTGCTGGTGGCAAGGCACAACGAAAGGGTGGAGTATTGA
- a CDS encoding cache domain-containing sensor histidine kinase, which yields MNLRMKLALAFLLLIIVPMCALGIGMFLVTSHTIEKKYNQQAEYALQAISYNIENVFQQINNVTDNGIATSVFQMALNAKDPTKQDLGTGNQLSLNASQRNFRSLLYNYPFISYAFLYDLRSSENNQIVSIFTKENFEALPFQQFKVHPLFQEIQQLNGVPKWLAPLEYPELTGVDPVFTQIRLVKELSYFQNIGILVVQIKKGEIDRIFRHLQISDSAQNTSFLLINEEGLVVYDPSGQYSGEKMENLGVNAASYGPGFSSIRTVFDGTESILSQYHLKNYGWSLISVTSWEALSAETNVFAGWSVIIILVCLLAAMVFNLFFMNRITGNIAVLVRFMRRVEDGDFNARVEGKGFDEMQLLAHGFNELLDRIGSLFRRVRAEQQQKAKAELRVLQAQIKPHFLFNTLESINGLAMRGEGRKVSEMVNRLGNILRISIQDQEEIPLGEEVRHLQSYLEIQQYRFSELFMYEVDIPTHLYASSVLKLTLQPLVENSIQHGFEGIEYKGVLRIRAFELHNNLILQVEDNGLGIPQEIMGRFEYMAEDPPEHPHAREGEQSLSSMTERRGLGLRSVADRIRIRYGAGYGIFICSAPGHGTVIQCIIPRYEQGDD from the coding sequence ATGAACTTGCGCATGAAGCTGGCCTTGGCATTTCTGCTGTTAATTATTGTACCGATGTGTGCACTGGGTATCGGGATGTTCCTGGTTACCTCACATACAATTGAGAAGAAATACAACCAACAGGCCGAATATGCCCTCCAGGCCATTAGTTACAATATCGAAAATGTTTTTCAGCAGATAAACAATGTCACGGATAACGGGATCGCCACGTCGGTATTTCAAATGGCACTTAACGCCAAGGACCCGACCAAGCAGGATCTTGGGACAGGTAATCAATTATCGCTCAATGCCAGTCAGCGCAATTTCCGTTCTCTTCTATATAATTATCCGTTCATTAGCTATGCTTTCTTATATGATTTGCGTTCGTCCGAGAACAATCAGATCGTCTCCATATTCACCAAGGAAAATTTTGAAGCGCTTCCCTTTCAGCAATTCAAGGTACATCCCTTATTCCAGGAAATCCAGCAGCTTAACGGCGTGCCCAAATGGCTTGCCCCACTCGAGTATCCCGAACTTACCGGCGTCGATCCTGTCTTTACGCAGATCAGGCTGGTCAAGGAACTCAGTTATTTTCAAAATATCGGGATTCTGGTGGTACAAATCAAAAAGGGGGAGATCGATCGGATCTTCCGACATTTGCAGATCAGTGATTCCGCACAAAACACATCCTTTCTATTAATTAATGAAGAAGGTTTGGTGGTTTATGATCCATCCGGGCAGTACAGCGGGGAGAAGATGGAGAACCTTGGTGTAAACGCGGCCAGTTATGGACCTGGTTTCAGCAGCATCCGGACGGTTTTTGATGGAACAGAGAGTATCCTTTCTCAGTATCATCTGAAGAACTATGGCTGGAGTCTGATCAGTGTAACTTCATGGGAAGCGTTGTCGGCTGAAACGAATGTGTTTGCAGGCTGGTCGGTGATCATTATTCTGGTCTGTCTTCTTGCTGCGATGGTCTTCAACCTGTTTTTTATGAACCGTATTACCGGCAATATTGCGGTATTGGTCCGCTTCATGCGGCGAGTGGAGGATGGTGACTTCAACGCACGGGTAGAGGGAAAGGGATTCGATGAGATGCAGCTTCTTGCGCATGGATTCAATGAACTGCTGGACAGGATTGGGAGTTTGTTTCGCCGTGTCCGGGCAGAACAGCAGCAGAAGGCGAAGGCTGAACTGCGCGTGCTTCAGGCTCAGATCAAACCACACTTCCTGTTTAATACATTGGAATCCATTAACGGGCTGGCCATGCGAGGAGAGGGACGGAAAGTCAGTGAAATGGTAAACCGTCTAGGCAATATTCTTCGGATCAGCATTCAGGATCAGGAGGAAATTCCACTGGGCGAGGAAGTAAGACATCTCCAGAGTTATCTTGAAATTCAGCAATACAGATTCAGTGAATTGTTTATGTACGAAGTGGATATCCCTACTCATTTATATGCTTCCTCCGTACTTAAACTGACCTTGCAGCCGTTAGTAGAAAATAGCATTCAGCATGGCTTCGAGGGAATTGAGTACAAGGGAGTACTTCGAATCCGTGCATTTGAGCTGCACAATAATCTGATACTGCAAGTGGAGGATAACGGGCTTGGCATTCCCCAGGAAATAATGGGGAGATTCGAGTACATGGCAGAGGATCCTCCGGAACATCCGCATGCAAGAGAAGGAGAGCAGTCCCTGTCTTCAATGACTGAACGCCGTGGGCTCGGTTTACGGAGTGTGGCGGATCGTATACGAATCCGATACGGAGCGGGATATGGCATTTTCATATGTTCTGCTCCAGGCCATGGGACAGTGATTCAATGTATAATTCCACGATATGAGCAGGGGGATGACTAA